A region from the uncultured Draconibacterium sp. genome encodes:
- a CDS encoding amidohydrolase family protein, with translation MKIDAHQHFWKYNPEEYSWITDELMVIKRDFLPQHLQPLLKANGYDSCIAVQARQSIEETNWLLNLANENSFIKGVVGWVDLRSNILEQTLEELAENKKLVGVRHVVQDEPDNDFMLRQDFKNGIALLEKFSLTYDILVFPKQLSAAIELAKTFPNQPFVIDHIAKPDIKSGRTEEWKKNIRPFKDLDNVKCKISGMVTEADWANWSSSDFTPYLDVIVETFSTKRIMYGSDWPVCLLAADYAKMSKITKEYFAAFSQTEQDDIYGKNCERFYLNR, from the coding sequence ATGAAAATTGACGCACATCAACATTTTTGGAAATACAATCCCGAAGAATATTCGTGGATTACAGATGAATTAATGGTCATAAAACGCGATTTTCTTCCTCAACATTTACAACCATTATTGAAGGCTAATGGCTATGATTCCTGCATTGCTGTGCAGGCCCGACAATCGATTGAAGAAACCAATTGGCTTTTGAATTTAGCCAATGAAAATTCTTTTATAAAAGGAGTAGTTGGTTGGGTTGATTTAAGAAGCAATATTCTTGAGCAAACCTTGGAAGAATTAGCTGAAAACAAAAAGCTGGTGGGCGTTCGGCATGTAGTTCAGGATGAACCTGATAATGACTTTATGCTTCGCCAAGATTTTAAGAATGGCATTGCTTTGTTAGAGAAATTTAGCTTAACATACGATATTCTGGTTTTTCCAAAACAATTATCGGCTGCAATTGAACTGGCAAAAACATTTCCCAATCAGCCATTTGTTATCGACCATATTGCCAAGCCAGATATTAAATCTGGAAGAACTGAAGAGTGGAAAAAAAATATACGCCCATTTAAAGATTTAGACAATGTAAAATGCAAAATATCGGGTATGGTTACCGAGGCAGATTGGGCAAATTGGTCAAGCAGCGATTTTACTCCCTACCTGGATGTAATAGTTGAGACTTTTAGTACAAAAAGGATAATGTATGGTAGCGACTGGCCGGTTTGTTTGTTAGCTGCTGATTATGCAAAAATGTCGAAAATCACAAAAGAGTATTTTGCTGCTTTCAGTCAGACTGAACAAGATGATATTTACGGAAAGAATTGTGAACGGTTTTATTTAAACAGATAA
- a CDS encoding aldo/keto reductase produces MEYRKLGNTDMLVSALSFGASALGAVFGKTDDKEGIKTVHASIDNGINYIDVAPFYGDTMAEKVLGEALKSVPRDKYFLATKTGRFANGYFNFTPEAIEKSLHESLERLGVDYLDVLQLHDVEYQQKKHLNVVINESLPYLEELKSKGLIRYTGFTSYPIEVFQYVFENAGADTLLCHNHYMLSDTSMLQLLPLAKNRGVGLIAASPLGMGLLTERGVADWFPATEEDKRTVQKAAAFCKENGTSIEKLALQFGCANPEIPTNLVSSSKPQRMINNIKVIEEPLDMELVYAVQQILAPIKDKDFDFANECELM; encoded by the coding sequence ATGGAGTACAGAAAGTTAGGAAATACCGATATGCTGGTTTCAGCATTAAGTTTTGGAGCTTCAGCATTGGGGGCTGTTTTCGGAAAAACAGACGATAAAGAGGGAATTAAAACTGTTCATGCCTCAATTGATAATGGAATCAATTATATCGATGTGGCTCCATTTTATGGCGACACTATGGCCGAAAAAGTTTTGGGAGAGGCTTTAAAATCGGTTCCTCGCGATAAATATTTTTTGGCCACCAAAACCGGACGTTTTGCCAACGGCTATTTTAATTTTACTCCCGAGGCTATCGAAAAATCTTTACACGAAAGTTTAGAACGTTTGGGCGTTGATTACCTGGATGTGTTGCAATTGCACGATGTTGAGTACCAGCAAAAAAAACACCTCAATGTGGTTATTAACGAATCGCTTCCTTATCTGGAAGAACTAAAAAGTAAAGGTTTAATTCGCTACACAGGCTTTACCTCTTATCCCATCGAGGTATTTCAATACGTATTTGAAAATGCCGGGGCCGATACCTTATTGTGCCACAACCATTACATGTTAAGCGACACCAGTATGTTGCAATTATTACCTTTGGCTAAAAACCGTGGAGTTGGTTTAATTGCAGCATCACCATTGGGAATGGGCTTGCTCACCGAAAGGGGAGTGGCAGATTGGTTTCCGGCCACAGAAGAGGACAAGCGAACGGTGCAAAAAGCGGCTGCATTTTGTAAAGAAAACGGAACAAGCATCGAAAAACTGGCCTTGCAATTTGGCTGTGCAAATCCGGAAATACCTACCAACCTTGTTTCTTCTTCAAAACCGCAACGAATGATTAATAACATTAAAGTAATTGAAGAACCTTTGGATATGGAACTGGTTTACGCTGTTCAGCAAATTTTAGCTCCCATAAAAGATAAAGATTTTGATTTTGCAAATGAATGCGAATTGATGTAA
- a CDS encoding alpha-L-fucosidase produces the protein MKQTLSIFCLCLLMACASKPKQSEKDGFQQKEKFEESWESLQNYEIPQWMKDAKFGIFIHWGPNSVAELHTDWYPRWMYSDKGHINIQTGEIKAGEPHVAYLYHKEKFGDQKEFGYKDLIPMWTMENFNPEEWVSLFKEAGAQYVIPVAEHHDGYALYESSYTRWNSTKIGPNYDVFKALADEIKKQGLIFGASSHLAFNYNYYNQQDYFDTGDPQYADLYAPPHEIGDSVSQEWLADVWWPRTKEIIDKYDPDILWFDFYLDRPEFVPYHKKLAAYYYNSGIERNKDVVLQTKNFKFESYPEGTHMFDLERSKSDKIRKEYWQTDTSIGKNSWYYSKNWIPKSAQELVADLVDIVSKNGCLLLNIGPKKDGTIPEDQKKTLLDIGKWLKVNGESIYGATHLEVFGEGPTKTNTGHLAESKDKSYTGQDFRFTKNGDNLYAIALVPPTNDIEIKYLNTSNINIKSIALLGYDGKIEFEQSAGKLSIKLPSDAELDYSWVFKIKI, from the coding sequence ATGAAACAAACACTATCTATTTTTTGCTTATGCCTGTTAATGGCTTGTGCATCAAAACCAAAACAATCTGAAAAGGACGGTTTTCAGCAAAAGGAAAAATTTGAAGAAAGCTGGGAAAGCCTGCAGAATTACGAAATTCCGCAATGGATGAAAGACGCTAAATTTGGCATTTTTATTCATTGGGGGCCAAACTCGGTGGCCGAATTGCATACCGATTGGTATCCTCGCTGGATGTATTCCGATAAAGGGCATATCAATATTCAAACGGGCGAAATTAAAGCCGGAGAACCGCACGTGGCTTACTTGTATCACAAAGAAAAATTTGGCGACCAAAAAGAATTTGGTTACAAAGATCTGATTCCAATGTGGACCATGGAGAATTTTAATCCGGAAGAGTGGGTGAGTCTTTTTAAAGAAGCTGGTGCACAATATGTAATTCCGGTAGCCGAGCATCACGATGGTTATGCTTTGTATGAATCAAGCTACACCCGTTGGAATTCTACAAAAATTGGTCCGAATTACGATGTCTTTAAGGCCTTGGCCGACGAGATTAAAAAACAAGGTTTAATTTTTGGAGCAAGCTCGCATTTGGCCTTTAACTACAACTACTACAACCAGCAAGATTATTTTGATACCGGCGACCCGCAATATGCCGATTTGTACGCACCTCCACACGAAATTGGTGATTCGGTGAGCCAGGAATGGCTGGCCGATGTTTGGTGGCCACGCACCAAAGAAATAATAGATAAATATGATCCGGACATTTTGTGGTTCGATTTTTATTTAGACCGCCCCGAGTTTGTTCCCTACCATAAAAAACTGGCTGCGTACTATTACAACTCAGGAATTGAACGTAACAAAGATGTGGTTCTGCAAACAAAAAATTTCAAATTCGAGTCCTACCCCGAAGGTACCCACATGTTCGATTTAGAAAGAAGTAAGTCGGATAAAATCCGCAAAGAATATTGGCAAACCGATACCTCAATTGGTAAAAACTCGTGGTATTATTCAAAAAACTGGATTCCAAAATCAGCACAGGAATTGGTTGCTGATTTGGTTGATATTGTAAGTAAAAACGGTTGTTTATTGCTGAATATCGGACCAAAAAAAGATGGTACCATTCCGGAAGACCAGAAAAAAACTTTATTGGACATAGGAAAATGGCTTAAGGTAAACGGCGAATCGATTTATGGTGCAACTCACTTGGAAGTGTTTGGCGAAGGCCCCACCAAAACAAATACCGGTCATTTGGCCGAAAGCAAGGACAAAAGCTATACCGGGCAGGATTTCCGTTTTACTAAAAATGGAGATAACCTTTACGCCATTGCATTGGTACCTCCAACTAATGATATTGAAATTAAGTATTTAAACACATCGAATATCAACATTAAATCTATCGCGCTTTTAGGTTATGATGGCAAGATTGAGTTTGAACAGTCGGCCGGGAAGTTAAGCATAAAACTTCCTTCCGACGCGGAACTGGATTATTCCTGGGTGTTTAAAATCAAGATTTAA
- a CDS encoding glycoside hydrolase family 43 protein, with protein sequence MKSVLIVFCFFAISFCQDIFGQKAPENYKNPILSGFYPDPSICRVGDTYYMVNSSFEWWPGLPIHKSKDLVNWEKIGYGLHRPDQIVYEDGLRNSNGIFAPTIRYHEGTFYIITTMVGQKGNFIITAKDPSGPWSNPMWIKDAPGIDPSLFWEDDGKCYYTGAGVVDGTQGEWPGKNGIWMQEIDPDKGILLGEKKQLTYGHASNARWAEGPHLFKINGEYLLLIGEGGTGEYHAVTVFNSKNLWGPYIPNHANPVMTHRHLGKTHPIGQTGHADLVQTQNGDWWSVMLAKRHVDGFVTLARETFLAKVIMTQQESGVTPIFNPGVGLLQSEQDRPGLPWTPVPEIPQRDDFNADKLGLQWNFLRSPRYEWYSLNNGQLKLELRPGQVTQLVNPSFVAQRTRHFNYRATTKFQFKTKKENEKAGLVIYRRHGNNYQLLKAKDKVELVKAFQKDNKGEFIPEVLASVPYKNEALVLSAKVDGLKVQFYFGESEKDLKPIGESQDYTLISDEIAQRFNGVYVGVYATSMGEDSKNEAVFDWFELNGSD encoded by the coding sequence ATGAAAAGTGTTTTAATAGTATTTTGTTTTTTTGCGATAAGTTTTTGCCAAGATATTTTTGGACAGAAAGCTCCCGAGAATTATAAAAATCCTATTCTTTCAGGCTTTTATCCCGACCCATCCATTTGCCGTGTTGGCGATACTTACTACATGGTAAATTCGAGTTTTGAGTGGTGGCCGGGTTTGCCTATTCATAAAAGTAAGGATCTGGTGAACTGGGAAAAAATCGGGTATGGATTGCATCGCCCCGACCAGATTGTTTATGAAGATGGCTTAAGAAATTCAAACGGGATTTTTGCGCCTACCATCCGTTACCACGAGGGCACTTTTTACATTATTACAACCATGGTGGGGCAAAAAGGAAATTTTATCATCACCGCAAAAGACCCGTCCGGCCCATGGAGCAATCCAATGTGGATAAAAGACGCGCCTGGTATTGACCCCTCATTGTTTTGGGAAGACGACGGTAAATGTTACTATACCGGAGCCGGAGTAGTGGATGGAACACAAGGCGAATGGCCCGGGAAAAATGGCATTTGGATGCAGGAAATCGACCCGGATAAAGGCATTCTGCTTGGCGAAAAGAAACAACTGACTTATGGTCATGCGTCCAATGCACGTTGGGCAGAGGGGCCGCACTTGTTTAAAATTAATGGCGAATACCTCTTGCTAATTGGTGAAGGTGGAACCGGCGAATACCACGCGGTTACTGTATTTAACAGCAAAAATCTGTGGGGACCCTACATCCCAAATCATGCCAATCCGGTGATGACACACCGTCACCTGGGTAAAACACACCCAATTGGGCAAACCGGGCATGCAGATTTGGTGCAAACACAAAACGGCGACTGGTGGAGTGTAATGCTGGCAAAACGTCATGTGGATGGTTTTGTAACCCTTGCCCGCGAAACATTTTTGGCAAAGGTGATTATGACACAACAAGAAAGTGGTGTAACTCCCATTTTTAATCCGGGGGTTGGTTTATTGCAAAGCGAACAGGATCGCCCTGGCTTACCTTGGACACCTGTTCCTGAGATTCCGCAACGCGACGATTTTAATGCCGACAAGCTGGGCTTGCAGTGGAATTTCCTGCGATCGCCACGATACGAATGGTACTCGCTTAACAACGGACAGCTAAAACTTGAACTTAGGCCCGGGCAGGTAACGCAGTTGGTAAACCCTTCATTTGTTGCGCAACGTACCCGCCATTTTAATTATCGGGCAACAACAAAATTTCAATTCAAAACAAAAAAGGAGAATGAAAAAGCAGGCCTTGTAATTTATCGCCGGCACGGAAATAATTATCAACTGCTAAAAGCAAAAGATAAAGTAGAGTTGGTGAAAGCTTTTCAAAAAGACAATAAGGGAGAATTTATTCCTGAGGTTTTGGCAAGCGTACCCTATAAAAACGAAGCGTTGGTTTTAAGTGCCAAAGTAGATGGTTTAAAAGTGCAGTTTTATTTTGGCGAATCGGAAAAAGACCTAAAACCAATTGGCGAAAGTCAGGATTACACCCTGATTTCGGATGAGATTGCCCAACGTTTTAATGGTGTTTATGTTGGGGTGTATGCCACATCAATGGGAGAGGATAGCAAAAATGAAGCGGTATTTGACTGGTTTGAGTTAAATGGGAGTGATTAG